The following proteins are encoded in a genomic region of Maribacter hydrothermalis:
- a CDS encoding carbonic anhydrase family protein, with product MKAHTRETQSTMTPNKALEFLKEGNQRFQNNLKANRNLLEQVNDTSDGQFPFATILSCIDSRVSAELVFDQGLGDIFSIRIAGNFSNEDILGSMEFACKLAGTKLIVILGHTSCGAIKGACDHARLGNLTTLINKIEPAVDAVTEPSDESQRNSKNLEFVDKVAEKNVLLTIDNVRKNSPVLKEMEKNGEIKIVGAMYDISNGEVIFY from the coding sequence ATGAAAGCACATACAAGAGAAACTCAATCAACAATGACCCCAAATAAAGCGTTAGAATTCTTAAAAGAAGGTAATCAACGTTTTCAAAATAATTTAAAAGCTAACCGAAATCTATTAGAGCAAGTTAATGACACCAGTGATGGACAATTTCCGTTCGCGACAATATTAAGCTGTATAGATTCTAGAGTTTCTGCCGAGCTGGTTTTTGACCAAGGTTTAGGGGATATTTTCAGTATTAGAATTGCGGGCAATTTTTCTAACGAGGACATTTTAGGAAGTATGGAATTTGCATGCAAACTTGCAGGAACCAAGTTAATTGTTATTTTGGGCCATACAAGTTGTGGTGCTATTAAGGGTGCTTGCGATCATGCAAGACTAGGCAATTTAACTACTTTAATAAATAAAATAGAGCCTGCAGTAGATGCTGTTACAGAACCATCGGATGAAAGTCAAAGAAATTCTAAAAATCTAGAGTTCGTAGATAAAGTAGCCGAGAAAAATGTACTCCTAACAATTGATAATGTACGTAAGAATAGTCCTGTTCTAAAAGAAATGGAGAAAAATGGGGAGATAAAAATTGTTGGGGCAATGTATGATATTTCTAATGGAGAAGTTATTTTCTATTAA
- a CDS encoding carbonic anhydrase yields MNLDTVFENNEKWIAEKLETDPDFFKHLAEGQNPDLLYIGCSDSRVTAEEVMGAKPGEVFVHRNIANMVISIDLNVLSVVKYAVDYLKVKHIIVCGHYACGGVKAAMKSEDLGVLNPWLRNIRDVYRIHKDELNAIENENKKYDRLVELNVKEQCVNLIKTATVQKAYRDHGLKVHGWIFDVETGKLVDLKIDFEGYLKNIMEIYHLN; encoded by the coding sequence ATGAACTTAGATACCGTTTTTGAAAACAATGAAAAGTGGATTGCTGAAAAGTTAGAGACAGATCCAGATTTTTTTAAGCATCTTGCCGAAGGTCAGAATCCCGATTTACTTTATATAGGATGTTCAGATAGTCGTGTTACTGCCGAAGAGGTGATGGGTGCTAAACCTGGTGAAGTTTTTGTTCATAGGAATATTGCAAATATGGTTATTAGTATTGACCTTAATGTACTGTCTGTTGTAAAATATGCTGTTGACTATTTAAAAGTAAAACACATAATTGTTTGTGGTCATTACGCTTGCGGAGGTGTAAAAGCTGCAATGAAATCTGAAGATTTGGGTGTTCTAAATCCTTGGTTACGAAACATTCGTGATGTTTATCGTATTCATAAAGATGAGCTCAACGCTATTGAAAATGAAAACAAAAAATATGACCGTTTAGTGGAGTTAAATGTAAAGGAGCAATGTGTAAATCTTATAAAAACAGCAACTGTGCAAAAAGCATACCGCGATCATGGATTAAAAGTTCATGGGTGGATCTTTGATGTTGAAACAGGAAAACTGGTAGATCTTAAGATTGACTTTGAAGGTTATCTTAAAAATATTATGGAAATCTACCATTTAAATTAA